Proteins co-encoded in one uncultured Draconibacterium sp. genomic window:
- a CDS encoding ATP-binding protein: MKLEFNIASGDFSAAGKASSQIKKKLKQLQVDSKVIKRIVVAIYEAEVNVVAHSVGGRMVAEIDGNGITVVVKDDGPGIEDINKAMQKGFSTASKEVRNMGFGAGMGLPNIKKNTDEFEIVSEVGVGTTLTFRNKF, from the coding sequence ATGAAGTTGGAATTTAACATAGCGAGTGGCGACTTTAGCGCGGCAGGAAAAGCATCCAGCCAGATAAAAAAGAAGCTGAAACAATTGCAGGTTGATTCAAAAGTGATAAAGCGCATTGTAGTTGCTATTTACGAGGCAGAAGTAAATGTTGTTGCTCACTCTGTTGGTGGCAGGATGGTGGCTGAAATTGACGGAAATGGAATTACCGTGGTAGTTAAAGACGATGGTCCGGGCATTGAGGATATAAATAAAGCCATGCAGAAAGGATTTTCGACTGCATCGAAAGAAGTACGGAATATGGGATTTGGCGCCGGAATGGGTTTGCCGAACATTAAAAAAAATACCGACGAATTTGAGATTGTAAGCGAGGTGGGAGTTGGAACAACGTTAACTTTCAGAAATAAATTTTAA
- a CDS encoding SpoIIE family protein phosphatase — MVTTINPDFHVEIEIQQKRPKGEIACGDVFQSSIIREEGRTIMVLSDGIGHGIKASVLATLTATMALKYSLLHTKPEVAARIIMETLPKSSDGKESYATFTIIELDDEGHVRIVNYDNPKILVIRNGIAMQGKEYNLTIRGEENLGKVLHCKEFTARKEDRIIFMSDGVPQSGLGNQRYPLGWGMENVEEFTLNQIKRMPDISATKLARKIINQAVMNDQFSVKDDTSCGVMYFREPRKFMLITGPPFYKMKDFDFVGRIQDFDGKKIICGGTTAEIIARELNLSVEIQHGNKNLEKLPPSAKMKGFDMVTEGILTLGKVEEILENYDSDTRLQDSTPEQIVQLLLQHDCIDIIVGTRINWAHQDPEQPIELELRKFVVKRIVRLLVHKFFKKVTIEYV; from the coding sequence ATGGTGACGACAATTAATCCTGATTTTCATGTTGAAATAGAAATTCAGCAAAAACGCCCGAAAGGCGAGATTGCCTGTGGCGACGTGTTTCAATCAAGTATTATTCGGGAAGAAGGACGTACCATTATGGTTTTGAGCGACGGCATCGGGCATGGCATTAAAGCTAGTGTTTTAGCCACGTTGACAGCTACCATGGCTTTAAAATATTCGTTATTGCACACAAAACCAGAAGTGGCCGCACGAATTATTATGGAAACACTCCCGAAAAGCAGCGACGGAAAAGAAAGTTACGCCACCTTTACCATTATTGAACTTGATGATGAAGGCCATGTGCGAATTGTAAATTATGATAATCCGAAAATCCTGGTAATTCGAAATGGAATTGCCATGCAGGGAAAAGAATATAACCTGACAATTAGAGGTGAAGAAAACCTGGGAAAAGTATTGCACTGTAAAGAGTTTACCGCACGAAAAGAAGACCGGATCATTTTTATGTCGGATGGAGTACCTCAATCAGGATTGGGAAACCAACGTTACCCACTTGGCTGGGGCATGGAAAACGTTGAAGAGTTTACATTGAACCAAATTAAACGCATGCCTGACATTTCGGCAACTAAACTGGCACGAAAGATTATTAACCAGGCAGTGATGAACGATCAGTTCTCGGTTAAAGACGACACCAGTTGCGGTGTGATGTATTTTCGCGAACCACGAAAATTTATGCTCATAACAGGACCTCCGTTCTACAAAATGAAAGACTTTGATTTTGTTGGCCGCATTCAGGATTTTGATGGGAAAAAAATTATTTGTGGCGGAACAACTGCTGAAATTATCGCCCGGGAGCTAAATCTTTCCGTTGAAATTCAACACGGAAATAAAAACCTCGAAAAATTGCCGCCAAGTGCAAAAATGAAAGGTTTTGATATGGTTACAGAAGGAATTCTCACCCTTGGAAAAGTGGAAGAAATTCTGGAGAATTACGATAGCGATACAAGGCTACAAGACAGTACTCCCGAACAAATTGTACAATTGCTCCTGCAGCACGATTGTATAGATATTATTGTTGGAACCCGCATAAACTGGGCCCACCAAGACCCGGAACAACCTATTGAACTGGAACTCCGGAAATTTGTAGTAAAACGTATTGTCCGTTTACTGGTGCACAAATTTTTTAAAAAAGTAACAATCGAATACGTTTAG
- a CDS encoding DRTGG domain-containing protein, whose amino-acid sequence MKVSELVEKFGLKVFSGEAGLENEISGGYVSDLLSDVMGNAQEGEVWITLQTHQNVMAIASLKELAAVILVKGFEPEEDTVEHSNEEGIPVLGTDKATFEMAGNLYITLT is encoded by the coding sequence ATGAAGGTTTCTGAATTGGTTGAAAAATTTGGATTGAAAGTATTTTCCGGCGAAGCAGGTCTGGAGAATGAGATAAGTGGAGGATATGTATCTGACCTGCTTAGCGATGTAATGGGTAACGCACAGGAAGGAGAGGTGTGGATTACCTTGCAAACCCATCAGAATGTTATGGCAATTGCCTCGCTTAAAGAATTGGCTGCTGTTATTTTAGTAAAAGGTTTTGAGCCTGAAGAAGATACTGTTGAGCATAGCAACGAAGAAGGAATACCCGTTCTGGGAACCGATAAAGCCACCTTTGAAATGGCTGGGAATTTATACATCACTTTAACCTAA
- a CDS encoding [Fe-Fe] hydrogenase large subunit C-terminal domain-containing protein, whose product MKIVEKYHAIKVDKQKCMGCTHCMKSCPTEAIRIRGGVATINADRCVDCGNCLRACPVDAFYVNHDSLEQLQKYKYRVALFPAVLIGQFPEIYTEGKIYEALLKLGFTHIFEVEQPISVLIDEIKNKVDSASHKPLISSFCPAIVRLIQNRYPSLVENIVSVKAPHDLAAHYAVEILTKQGIKRDEIGLFYVSPCSAKMAAVKRPIGEKESVVDGLINMNDLYNQILRVIDKEEKKDTKNMRSMLTLDGIVWSLPRGEARHFKRNSMAVDGIHNVVKILERMENDEVPVIDFLELKSCHQGCAGGILLTGNRFLTVERLQKRSKRYPRAKEFDPKLAAVLNEKMKTVAIEPNYVFALDTDRLKALEKMQKVDRILCQLPGIDCGSCGAPNCHALAEDMVQGEAKMTDCIFLQNRYLNEKKITIDKATKNLEKAWGKNRFDADCNKKGGRNEGF is encoded by the coding sequence ATGAAGATTGTTGAAAAATATCATGCGATAAAGGTTGACAAGCAGAAATGTATGGGGTGCACCCACTGCATGAAATCTTGTCCGACAGAAGCGATACGGATAAGAGGGGGCGTAGCAACTATTAATGCCGATCGTTGTGTGGATTGCGGCAACTGTTTACGTGCTTGCCCGGTTGATGCTTTTTATGTGAACCATGATAGTTTGGAACAATTACAAAAATATAAATACCGGGTGGCCTTATTTCCTGCTGTACTTATCGGGCAGTTTCCCGAGATTTACACCGAAGGAAAAATTTACGAGGCATTACTCAAACTTGGGTTTACCCATATTTTCGAGGTGGAACAGCCCATTTCAGTTCTTATTGATGAGATTAAAAACAAAGTTGATTCTGCGTCACACAAACCATTAATATCTTCGTTTTGCCCGGCAATTGTGCGCCTCATTCAAAATCGATATCCATCGCTGGTTGAAAACATCGTTTCAGTAAAAGCTCCGCATGATCTGGCAGCCCACTATGCCGTTGAAATATTAACAAAACAAGGTATAAAACGTGATGAAATTGGTCTGTTTTATGTATCGCCTTGTTCGGCAAAAATGGCAGCAGTAAAACGTCCTATCGGAGAAAAAGAATCGGTGGTTGATGGTTTGATTAACATGAACGATCTGTATAACCAGATTCTCAGGGTAATTGATAAGGAAGAGAAAAAGGATACAAAAAACATGAGAAGCATGTTAACGCTTGATGGAATTGTTTGGAGTTTGCCAAGGGGCGAAGCCCGGCACTTCAAACGAAATTCGATGGCAGTTGACGGTATTCATAACGTCGTGAAAATTCTGGAGCGAATGGAAAATGACGAAGTTCCCGTTATCGATTTTCTGGAACTAAAATCCTGTCACCAGGGTTGTGCCGGAGGAATTTTGCTTACCGGTAATCGTTTTCTTACTGTTGAACGGCTGCAAAAACGCTCAAAGAGATATCCCAGGGCAAAAGAATTTGATCCGAAGCTGGCCGCTGTTTTAAATGAAAAAATGAAAACGGTAGCTATCGAGCCCAACTATGTTTTTGCATTGGATACCGACCGGTTGAAAGCACTTGAAAAAATGCAGAAGGTAGATCGCATTTTATGTCAGTTACCTGGAATTGATTGTGGCAGTTGTGGCGCCCCAAATTGTCATGCACTGGCCGAAGATATGGTACAAGGAGAAGCAAAGATGACCGATTGCATTTTCTTGCAAAACCGCTATTTAAACGAGAAAAAAATTACCATAGATAAAGCGACAAAAAACCTGGAGAAAGCCTGGGGGAAAAATCGTTTTGATGCAGACTGTAACAAAAAAGGAGGTAGAAATGAAGGTTTCTGA
- the mtaB gene encoding tRNA (N(6)-L-threonylcarbamoyladenosine(37)-C(2))-methylthiotransferase MtaB — translation MDYKGKKAAFYTLGCKLNFSETSTIAGSFKEVGFDRVEFDEKADVYVINTCSVTNQGDKASRNIVRKAVKQNPDAMVIVVGCYSQLKPDEVGHIEGVDMVLGTQEKFHIPHYLGDLHKRETTEIKTTRLADIKSYHKAFSWGDRTRSFLKVQDGCDYYCSFCTIPYARGRSRNDNIANTILEAQKSVNKGYREIILTGVNIGDFGKSTGENFLDLLKALEQVDGLERLRLGSIEPNLLKDEIIELVSNSKVIMPHFHLPLQSGSDEILSLMKRKYSTDLYRKRVERIREIVPHAFIGVDVIAGTNGETEKYFQESFDFLNSLEISQLHAFTYSERSGTQALKIPWKVDVEERKNRTQKYINLSEKKLRAFYEKHIGSTQTALFEAQKSQDKMHGFTENYIKVEVSYQEELVNKLGSVKLKSILPNGNVAVDFIA, via the coding sequence ATGGATTACAAGGGGAAGAAAGCTGCTTTTTATACGTTAGGCTGTAAACTTAATTTTTCAGAAACCTCAACCATTGCCGGCTCGTTTAAAGAGGTTGGTTTTGATCGTGTTGAGTTTGATGAAAAAGCCGATGTGTACGTGATTAATACCTGTTCGGTTACCAACCAGGGAGATAAGGCCAGTCGTAATATTGTGCGCAAGGCCGTAAAACAAAATCCTGATGCCATGGTAATCGTGGTTGGTTGCTACTCGCAGTTAAAACCTGATGAAGTGGGTCACATTGAAGGTGTTGACATGGTGCTGGGAACTCAGGAAAAATTTCACATTCCGCACTACCTTGGCGACCTGCACAAACGCGAAACCACCGAGATAAAAACAACACGTTTAGCCGATATAAAAAGTTACCACAAAGCATTTTCATGGGGCGACCGCACCCGTAGTTTCCTGAAAGTTCAGGACGGTTGCGATTATTACTGCTCGTTTTGCACCATTCCATATGCACGCGGACGAAGCAGAAATGACAATATTGCCAACACCATTTTGGAAGCACAAAAGTCGGTTAACAAAGGCTACAGAGAAATTATACTTACCGGTGTAAACATTGGCGACTTTGGCAAATCTACGGGCGAGAATTTTCTTGATTTATTAAAAGCACTGGAACAGGTTGATGGTCTTGAACGACTGCGTTTAGGTTCGATTGAGCCCAACTTGCTGAAAGACGAAATTATAGAGCTGGTATCCAACTCGAAAGTTATAATGCCGCATTTTCATTTACCGTTGCAATCGGGCTCCGACGAGATACTTTCGCTGATGAAACGAAAATATTCAACCGACCTGTACCGAAAAAGAGTGGAACGAATTCGCGAAATCGTGCCTCACGCATTTATTGGTGTTGATGTAATTGCCGGTACTAATGGAGAAACCGAAAAGTATTTCCAGGAATCGTTCGATTTCCTTAATAGTCTGGAAATTTCGCAACTTCATGCATTTACCTATTCGGAAAGAAGTGGAACGCAGGCACTGAAAATTCCATGGAAAGTAGATGTGGAAGAACGCAAAAACCGTACTCAAAAATACATCAACCTGTCGGAGAAAAAGTTACGCGCTTTTTACGAAAAACATATCGGATCAACCCAAACGGCACTTTTCGAAGCGCAGAAGAGCCAGGATAAAATGCACGGTTTTACCGAAAACTACATTAAAGTTGAGGTGTCCTATCAGGAAGAACTGGTAAATAAGCTGGGCAGCGTAAAATTAAAGTCAATTCTGCCAAACGGAAATGTTGCTGTAGATTTCATCGCCTGA
- a CDS encoding PAS domain S-box protein, protein MIYDKKSFLTGNIDDPAIHQKIIDALPVPIFYRDTNGTYQMCNAAHEKFTGKTKEQIVGKPIHEVHVKEMADMYMAQDKELIANPNVQVYNTQVRHGDGTSHHVILNKAVIRDNDNKIVGIVGSINDVTELKKTEKRLEKAQETMEVSSQMIHKISSGIVMVDSDFKIVDSNEYFAKLMGEDAEELYETIPGLTGADVTGLVPDVIFKMISSVLTSGDELAERDLKFNNKLMHVSARTLYKNRVVGVVFRDMSAPMLVQDEIINRARKINKQNIETVQKIAYLLGENAAETEELLNSIIETYRYGDDN, encoded by the coding sequence ATGATTTATGACAAAAAATCGTTTCTGACAGGCAATATCGATGATCCTGCCATCCATCAAAAAATTATTGACGCTCTGCCTGTACCCATTTTTTATCGCGACACCAACGGCACGTACCAAATGTGTAATGCCGCGCACGAAAAATTTACCGGAAAAACAAAAGAACAAATTGTTGGAAAACCTATACACGAGGTACATGTAAAAGAAATGGCAGACATGTACATGGCGCAGGATAAAGAACTGATTGCCAATCCTAATGTACAGGTATACAATACACAGGTTCGCCATGGCGACGGAACGTCACACCATGTAATTCTGAATAAAGCAGTAATTCGCGACAACGATAATAAAATTGTTGGTATTGTTGGTTCGATTAACGATGTTACCGAACTCAAAAAAACGGAGAAACGTCTGGAAAAAGCGCAGGAAACTATGGAAGTTTCTTCGCAAATGATTCATAAGATTTCTTCGGGAATTGTTATGGTTGACAGTGATTTCAAAATTGTTGACTCCAACGAATATTTTGCAAAATTAATGGGCGAAGATGCAGAAGAGCTTTATGAAACTATTCCGGGATTAACCGGTGCCGATGTAACAGGCCTGGTACCCGATGTTATTTTCAAAATGATATCGAGTGTATTGACTTCGGGTGATGAGCTTGCTGAACGAGACCTTAAATTTAACAACAAACTAATGCACGTGTCAGCACGAACACTATATAAAAACAGGGTTGTTGGTGTTGTTTTCCGCGACATGTCGGCACCAATGCTTGTGCAGGACGAGATCATTAACCGGGCACGCAAAATCAATAAACAAAACATTGAAACCGTACAGAAAATTGCCTATCTGTTAGGAGAAAATGCTGCAGAAACAGAAGAACTTTTAAACTCAATAATCGAAACCTATCGTTATGGTGACGACAATTAA
- a CDS encoding inositol monophosphatase family protein, which produces MDYKELCFQVQNIAHSTGNFIRGEQKKITEKNIEIKSVASLVTYVDKTAEKQIVKALKQLVPEAGFVAEEGTAESNNEKYTWFVDPLDGTTNYLHGLAPHSVSIALAVDNELVLGVVYEVGADEMFYSWKGGPAYCNEEIIHTAKRSKSEDTLIATGFPYYDFDKVDEYIGAMKELMQSTRGIRRFGSAAIDLCYVAAGRFDAFYEHALHAWDVAAGVFILQQAGGKTTDFNGGKNWLFGGEIVSASNAYFPEFFGIINKYLGEK; this is translated from the coding sequence ATGGATTACAAAGAACTTTGTTTTCAAGTACAAAATATAGCACACAGCACAGGTAATTTTATCCGTGGCGAGCAAAAAAAGATCACGGAGAAAAATATTGAAATAAAAAGTGTTGCCAGCCTGGTAACCTACGTTGACAAAACGGCTGAAAAACAAATCGTAAAAGCATTGAAGCAACTGGTTCCGGAAGCCGGTTTTGTTGCCGAAGAAGGAACTGCCGAATCGAATAACGAAAAATACACATGGTTTGTCGATCCGCTGGATGGCACAACCAACTACCTGCACGGCTTAGCGCCGCACTCGGTTAGCATTGCTTTGGCCGTAGACAACGAATTAGTATTGGGCGTTGTATACGAGGTTGGCGCCGACGAAATGTTTTATTCATGGAAAGGTGGCCCTGCATACTGCAACGAGGAAATTATTCATACTGCAAAGCGATCAAAATCGGAAGACACACTAATAGCAACAGGTTTCCCCTATTATGATTTCGATAAAGTGGATGAGTACATTGGAGCCATGAAAGAACTGATGCAATCAACTCGTGGAATTCGTCGTTTTGGATCGGCAGCTATCGATTTGTGTTACGTTGCAGCCGGACGCTTTGATGCTTTTTACGAGCATGCATTGCATGCCTGGGATGTGGCAGCGGGCGTATTTATTTTGCAGCAAGCAGGTGGAAAAACCACTGATTTTAACGGAGGTAAAAACTGGTTGTTTGGTGGCGAAATTGTTTCGGCAAGTAATGCTTATTTCCCCGAATTCTTTGGAATCATAAACAAATATCTGGGCGAAAAGTAA
- a CDS encoding glutathione peroxidase, with protein MKKLILINVLLLTVITVFGQNSLHDFTVKDIEGNDFDLSTLKGKKVLVVNTASKCGLTPQFEQLQSVFEQYGGDDFVIIGFPANNFANQEPKSNAEIVEFCEMNYGVTFPMMSKISVKGDDMHPVYQWLTQKSKNGKQDSEVSWNFQKYLIDENGKLVDVIEPKVKPDDAKIISWIAS; from the coding sequence ATGAAAAAACTAATTCTAATAAATGTATTGCTCTTAACTGTAATTACCGTGTTTGGGCAAAATTCGCTACACGATTTTACAGTGAAAGATATTGAAGGAAACGATTTCGACCTTTCTACTTTGAAAGGGAAAAAAGTATTGGTTGTAAACACTGCATCGAAATGTGGATTAACTCCGCAATTTGAGCAATTACAAAGTGTGTTTGAGCAATACGGAGGCGATGACTTTGTTATTATTGGATTTCCGGCAAATAACTTTGCCAACCAGGAACCCAAAAGCAACGCCGAGATTGTTGAATTTTGCGAGATGAATTATGGTGTCACCTTCCCGATGATGTCAAAGATTTCAGTGAAAGGAGATGATATGCATCCGGTTTACCAGTGGCTGACACAGAAAAGTAAAAATGGGAAACAGGATTCTGAAGTCAGCTGGAACTTTCAGAAATACCTGATCGATGAAAACGGAAAATTAGTAGATGTAATTGAGCCTAAAGTAAAACCTGATGATGCAAAAATCATTAGTTGGATTGCATCTTAA
- a CDS encoding PHP domain-containing protein, giving the protein MQKYRADLHIHTVLSPCADLEMAPKQIVEQAQKAGLHIIGITDHNSTLNAKVIRDLAREKGILVLMGAEVTTKEEVHCLAFFENDEALDTFQNYLEENIMRVPNIDGHFGYQPVVDANENVLQMVPYYLTSALKKGISSVQKYVYELGGLFIPAHVNRPLNGLFSHLGFVPEKLHFDAMGITGKTSEKHVRKHYALENKISLIYNSDAHFLDQIGTRFSVFNISELSFAEVKMALNQECNRFVKIV; this is encoded by the coding sequence ATGCAAAAATACAGGGCCGACTTACATATTCATACTGTACTTTCGCCCTGTGCCGATTTGGAAATGGCCCCAAAGCAAATTGTGGAACAGGCACAAAAAGCCGGACTTCACATCATTGGAATTACCGATCATAACTCAACATTAAATGCAAAGGTTATTCGCGATTTGGCACGCGAAAAAGGAATCTTGGTGCTTATGGGAGCCGAAGTTACCACAAAAGAAGAGGTGCATTGCCTGGCTTTTTTCGAAAACGACGAAGCTTTAGATACTTTTCAAAATTACCTGGAAGAAAATATCATGCGTGTTCCTAATATCGATGGACACTTTGGTTATCAGCCGGTTGTTGATGCAAACGAGAATGTATTACAAATGGTTCCATACTACCTTACTTCTGCGTTAAAGAAGGGGATCTCATCGGTTCAGAAGTATGTTTACGAACTGGGAGGCTTGTTTATTCCGGCCCATGTAAATCGTCCGTTAAACGGTTTGTTCAGCCACCTTGGATTTGTCCCTGAAAAACTGCATTTTGATGCGATGGGAATTACCGGGAAAACAAGCGAAAAGCATGTTCGAAAACATTATGCTTTAGAAAATAAAATTTCGTTAATTTATAATTCAGATGCTCATTTTCTAGATCAAATTGGCACCCGTTTTTCCGTTTTTAATATCAGTGAATTGAGTTTTGCAGAGGTGAAAATGGCTTTGAATCAGGAATGTAACAGATTTGTGAAAATTGTATGA
- a CDS encoding PhoH family protein, translating into MLSKTKKSKIFVLDTNVILHDHTCIYQFQDNDIILPITVLEELDKFKRGNDLINFQAREFTRVLDEIVGDDIFNGGKSLGVGKGRIRIETGKPFSDELKASFREDIPDHRILAIADYTAKTYPKRKTILISKDINLRMKAKSLGIQAEDYKTDQVTDENVLDKTITTFDNFDDQLIDQLYQQGSFAKNDVKDFTPDANECYIFRGNQSSALARYDSKSERIYRVEKKSAYGIKPRNAEQTFSLNMLMDPEVRLIALTGKAGTGKTLLALAAAIEQHRQYEQILLARPIVALSNRDIGYLPGDANEKINPYMQPLFDNLAVIKHTFNPRSNEYQLIEEMVKEERLNITPLAYIRGRSLSNAFFIIDEAQNLTPHEIKTIITRAGEGTKMVFTGDLWQIDSPYLDMKSNGLAYMVDRMRNQELFAHINLVKGERSYLAELASNLL; encoded by the coding sequence ATGCTGAGTAAAACCAAAAAAAGTAAAATTTTCGTTCTTGATACAAACGTGATTTTACACGATCACACGTGTATTTACCAGTTCCAGGATAACGACATTATCCTTCCGATTACAGTACTCGAGGAGCTGGACAAATTTAAACGAGGAAACGACCTTATCAACTTTCAGGCACGCGAATTTACCCGGGTGCTCGATGAAATTGTTGGAGATGACATTTTTAACGGCGGAAAATCGCTTGGTGTTGGAAAAGGCAGAATTCGAATTGAAACCGGCAAACCTTTCTCTGATGAATTAAAAGCATCGTTTAGAGAAGACATTCCGGATCATCGTATTTTGGCCATTGCAGATTACACGGCAAAAACCTACCCTAAAAGGAAAACGATTTTAATCAGTAAGGACATTAACCTTCGCATGAAGGCCAAGTCGTTAGGAATTCAGGCTGAAGATTACAAAACCGACCAGGTAACCGATGAAAACGTACTGGATAAAACCATTACTACTTTCGATAATTTCGACGATCAACTAATCGATCAGCTTTATCAGCAAGGTTCCTTTGCTAAAAACGATGTTAAAGATTTTACTCCTGATGCCAACGAATGCTACATTTTCAGAGGCAACCAGTCGAGTGCACTGGCGCGTTACGACAGTAAATCCGAACGCATTTATCGTGTGGAAAAAAAATCGGCATATGGCATAAAACCACGAAATGCTGAACAGACTTTTAGTTTGAACATGCTGATGGATCCGGAAGTCAGATTAATAGCACTTACCGGAAAAGCAGGAACGGGAAAAACCTTGCTGGCTTTAGCTGCTGCCATTGAACAACACCGCCAATATGAACAAATTTTGCTGGCTCGTCCGATTGTGGCATTAAGCAACCGCGATATTGGTTATTTACCAGGCGATGCCAACGAGAAGATCAATCCATACATGCAGCCGCTTTTCGACAATTTGGCTGTAATAAAACATACTTTCAATCCGCGAAGCAACGAGTACCAGCTTATTGAAGAAATGGTAAAGGAAGAAAGATTGAACATTACGCCACTTGCTTACATTCGTGGACGAAGTTTATCGAATGCCTTTTTCATTATCGACGAGGCGCAAAACCTTACTCCGCACGAAATTAAAACCATTATTACACGTGCCGGCGAAGGAACAAAAATGGTATTTACCGGCGACTTGTGGCAGATCGACTCACCATATCTCGATATGAAATCAAATGGTTTGGCATATATGGTTGACCGCATGCGCAATCAGGAATTGTTTGCACACATTAATTTGGTGAAAGGCGAACGAAGTTATTTGGCCGAACTAGCCAGTAACTTGTTATAG
- a CDS encoding folylpolyglutamate synthase/dihydrofolate synthase family protein has protein sequence MDYKATLDYLFSQLPMFQRTGPAAYKNTLDNTFKLDELYGHPHRKYRTIHVAGTNGKGSVSHMLASVLQSAGYKTGLYTSPHLKDFRERIKIDGKMIPESAVVDWVSNFITNNNLWKIQPSFFELTVAMAFDYFAKEKVDVAIMEVGLGGRLDSTNIITPDLSIITNIGLDHTNLLGNTHEKIAAEKAGIIKTNVPVVVGTTQKETKAVFEQKAKKIGTPIYFADQDFEVAYSMLTVGGKQQLHIENKGNNVSQDLQLDLLGQYQHKNVPTVLKAVEELNKKGYQVDEDNLRNGLQSVIANTGLLGRWQVLGNNPLIVCDTGHNEDGIRAIVEQLENTAYKQLHFIFGTVADKDPGKVLALLPKQAIYYFVKADIARAMDAEELENRAKDFELKGEAYSSVNEAYETAKGCADKNDMIFVGGSTFVVAEVL, from the coding sequence TTGGATTACAAAGCTACTTTAGACTATTTGTTCAGCCAGTTGCCTATGTTTCAACGAACCGGGCCGGCTGCCTACAAAAATACACTCGATAATACCTTTAAACTGGATGAATTGTACGGACATCCTCACCGAAAATATCGAACAATTCATGTTGCCGGTACCAACGGTAAAGGTTCTGTTTCGCATATGTTGGCATCCGTGCTTCAATCGGCAGGGTATAAAACGGGGTTGTACACTTCGCCACATTTGAAAGATTTTCGGGAGCGGATAAAAATTGATGGCAAAATGATACCGGAATCGGCTGTGGTTGATTGGGTGAGTAATTTTATAACTAACAATAATTTGTGGAAAATTCAGCCTTCGTTCTTCGAGTTGACAGTTGCTATGGCATTCGATTATTTTGCCAAAGAAAAGGTTGATGTTGCAATTATGGAAGTGGGGCTTGGTGGCCGGCTTGATTCTACAAATATCATTACACCCGATTTAAGCATCATCACGAACATTGGCCTTGACCATACCAATTTATTGGGCAATACACATGAAAAGATTGCTGCTGAAAAAGCAGGAATTATAAAAACCAATGTACCTGTTGTTGTTGGAACAACACAGAAAGAGACTAAAGCTGTATTTGAACAAAAAGCGAAAAAAATAGGAACGCCGATTTATTTTGCTGACCAGGATTTCGAAGTAGCTTATTCGATGCTGACGGTTGGCGGCAAGCAGCAACTTCATATCGAAAATAAAGGAAATAATGTTTCTCAGGATTTGCAGCTTGATTTATTGGGGCAGTATCAGCATAAAAATGTCCCAACGGTTTTAAAAGCTGTTGAGGAATTGAATAAGAAAGGTTATCAAGTAGACGAAGATAATCTTCGAAACGGATTGCAAAGTGTAATTGCAAATACAGGTTTACTCGGCCGCTGGCAGGTACTTGGTAATAATCCCTTAATCGTTTGCGACACAGGGCATAATGAAGATGGAATAAGAGCGATTGTTGAGCAGCTGGAAAACACAGCTTACAAACAGTTACACTTTATTTTTGGAACGGTTGCGGATAAAGATCCCGGCAAAGTTCTGGCGCTTTTACCCAAACAGGCAATTTATTATTTTGTAAAAGCTGATATTGCGCGGGCAATGGATGCTGAAGAATTGGAAAACAGAGCCAAGGATTTTGAGTTGAAAGGAGAGGCTTATTCTTCAGTCAACGAGGCTTATGAAACGGCAAAAGGCTGTGCCGATAAAAATGATATGATATTTGTTGGAGGAAGTACATTTGTAGTTGCAGAGGTACTTTGA